The genomic DNA TCAGACAGCTTTTCGTGAATATACTAgaagttggaaaaaataaataaatacaaattcaGAAGTTTGCTAATTCTGCAAGACTGCCTGGTGCTAAATCCCCTGTTGCACTCTGTTTTGGTTTCCTACCTCAGAACATTGATGCAGCCGTTGCCGTTGGTGAGGAAGAACATGTCGTTGTCGTTGTTCCAGGAGATCTCGTTCACCTCGAACTTAAACTGCTCCTCTGCCCTGGAGCGATGGGTCTTGGCGTCGATAAAGGTCACCACATCATCTTTGTTCCCAACAGCGATGGTCTGACCATCAGGGCTCCAGCAGATGTTGATGTTCTCtcctaaaaaatatatatatgcgaCTATTTTAAAATCGCTTTTTCAATGACGGTGATTTATCAGGGAGGGGTTTCATATTTAACGTACTTGGAAAGGGTTTTAACTAGGGCTGAATGATTCATCATTTTCAAATCGAAATGGCAATTTGAAAAGAATGCGATTGGCTAATCGTGAAGACCGCGATAAATCGAACGGGAATATTTAGTTGcatgtttggtgtaacatttggtttaatACGTTTCATtgcgtcatgttttttttttttttttgtaagataAATGAGGGAATGTTTCTTATCACAGATagtttacagaaatgtcctaCTTtcagtgcattttttttatttgttattactGTATTGAACATGATGGTAGAAGGTGCAACATGTACATAGACGCTGCTGTTGAACTGAGGCATATCAGACATTTCAGTTTACAGGAAAGTACTGATGTTTcttatttgaattgtttttattattattttaactttaGCTTTTGTGATAAATTCTGTGTTTGATTGTTCAATGTTCCattacggtggccctgaagtgcaaatcacaacagcaaacagaaaaacacaacggcaagtaggaaaacatttcaacaaatcataaaacacatggGCATTAACTTCTAACGGAAAAGGTAGGGCCTATCTAGAAGAGGATGGACCCTCGTGATTGGAGCGTCTGTTAAAAGTAGGcacttttctgtgtttttcaccTCAGTCAGTTGGACAGTCTGTCCAATCAGGAGGGTCCGTCCTCTGCTAGATAGGCCCTACCTTTTCTGGTAGAAGTTAATgctgctttatgatttgttgaagtgttttcctatttgccgttgtgttttatgatttgctgTTGCATTTTTCTATTTGCTGTTGTGATTGTTGTTCAGGGCAACCAAATTCCATgcttatttaaagaaaaacacttattgGCAGTTCATATGctcgctacagttgcatttctagaaatgaatcggcgaaaacacattttatttcaatgatTCAAGGCTTTGTTCTCCCTCTCttcactctctctatctcgctccaccatataacgctaccgtgctttcgggcagttgttgaggctcctccgctgaggattttaaaatgaatgcgctgtcaaTATAGTCTGTAACAGATGTGATGGTGGAATCTATACATCTcagttctccagcggcagccacctgttcttaacaaattcaacccaagcgttctttggtgacgtggttgattcggttactgttgatcatctgtccaacAATTTGATTGATTGGCAATAATTGCTCCTCAACGGagcaagtccagaccgaacttcccgacctcaaattttgtgggcggggctaagttggctggcatccaggctaggtgtcccatgttataatgctccatttcatctgttacacagtgaatattgaactttagctatactttttttatttatttttttaaaatcacaaaTCATATCGTAATTGCAATATCTGGCAggaaaaatcgcaattagatttttATTCTCCCAAATAATTTAGCCCTAGTTTTAACTTTCATGCCCTAAACTCGTGGTTTTGAGACTTCATAAATCAGCTTAATGACTTAAGGGTTTTGCAGCATATGGATTAGTTGactttttttgttcatttgggCAGAGGAAAACAGAGCAGCAGGGAGGAAGCAGAGCGTCTTTTCGGTTCTGTCAGTCGTAGGAGGTGTACTTCAGGAAGTGTCAGTGTAAAAACTAGCGTGTGGAGTCATGCTGTTAAGCTTCTGGCTGACAGTTTGCAGCCATGCCAACTTCCACAGAATTCTCACATAGTATTCCTGTTACATGACTACCTTCGTGGTGATCAGAAATCACATCTCGCTCCACTCTAATCAACTTCATCCAGTTTTTAAAAGAGCAAAACAGATAGAAAACAGACTTTGGGCAAAATGTCAAATGTCTGATTTCTTTTCTCATTTCACTCCTTACTAATGCCTTTtgttaaaaggtgcagtaggtaagccttataaaactaactgtCATATTTGCGAAActgatcttcacaatcctacctacagcacctttacttaaatcaaaacaaaaacatacatgtctaatttacattttatatttgcaATTTCTAATTATTTATGttacataaaaatgaaaaactgcTTGGGTATGTACTTTTTGAAAGCCCCTGTGGATCAAAACCCCAGCCACCACATGAACTAAGGTCTTACCTTTCGTATTGACAGTGGCAATGCATTTGGTGGTCCGGACGTCCCATATGCGAATGGTCTTGTCTCCAGATGCTGTGACAAACAGATCTGGGTTGGTTGGATGCCAGCAGAGCTGATCCACACTGTCACCATGACCTCTGTAGTTGTTCTCCTTCAcctggggggagagagagacacacagaacatTTAACAAATGAGACAAGTTATTCAAACACTTACGTACGTTCCCACGTAGTAATTCTGAGTCCGAGATCGAAGGAATTTCTGACAGTTCCTTCATCCGTGGTAACATTAACGCATCTAAATAAAATCTCATATTAACATTTaatactagagatgcaccgatagaccagCCGGTGACCAGAATTGgcaggttttcacgtgctcggtcATGACcagcgaccggcaggtcagtctgacatatgccgatttcatgtcagtcaatgctacaattaactgccTTCATAAGTTATatgagttacagttctcaaggatgcacgCACACATGGACACGAAAGCAcactctctttttcctttctctcaactttttccaccgtgtgtggcgcgtacccgctggtggtgtgaagcgcgtgtccgtgctattctcgcacatgtagggaacctcaggaattaacctgcaacatgtcagctatttggaaattcttcagcgtgtgtgcagaagataacaaatttacaatatgcaacacctggaAGGAAAAAGAAGGGCGTGGAGGGACAacaccaaaatcacatttttgtaGTTGGATACTGGATgtcaaaagaaggaaatggttcttccctaacgttgcactttagatgtgtgtggatttcccacaccaggagtaatttatatagttctattttatagtgatccattatctgttaaaaacatgttctatgttctattaaagaaaagatagaaaataaatatttgtgtatgctgtaaagtggttagaaaaaatgaaatcggtatcggctggcctaactcaaagaaaatcggcctagaaagttgtaatcggtgcatctctaatacatttaaaattgaGTTCCACTGTGgttgtttttcacttttgtattaaccactagggctgggcgatagggagaaaatcaaatatcacgatatttttgaccaaatacctcgatatcgataccgcaacgatattgtagtgttgactatttacacaatgagagttttgataaataatcttcagtaatgtggatataatgactaagtgggtaaaggcaaataatagaacagttacagtcTGGggagttcagaaaatgacatcaatttactgtaatgcagcctttaaaaccaggaaaagacaacacttatgccacattacgatatccaaaatctaagacgatatctagcctcatatcacgatatcataTCGATATATTGCTCAGCTCTATTACccactgtaaaatgtaaaacaatttaaaaacaaaaagccaattcaGAACGAGGTTAAGTTAAGGGTATACATCTTTCTGATGTGTTGTTCATGCAGAACATCATTCAGAAAGCATCATCATTTTAGAGTTTACTTGTTAGCGTACCACGTCAAGAAGCATGGACAAAAACAAGTATAACTTCATCCCTATGAAACACTCTTCAGTTCGGCATTTGTTCAAAGCGTGAAAAGAAATTAGAAAAATCAATATATAACGTTACACCTCGTGCGTTACTCGTCTGTGCTCGTGACTGGGCATgcgtaaaaacaaatatattatgCTATATTATAAATAAGCAGGCATTTATGAGAACATATTTATTCTTGTAAACAATGCGTTAGATACATTCTGAGTGTTTCTATTTTTCTATTGACGTTATCGTCTTCAGGCATTTCGGCAGTGAGAATGTTAACGTAACATTTGGGATTTTGCCGTAGCATTTTAAATTATCAAAGGCCATAACCCGTAGCTGTGGCTAGATTTATAAGCCGACGTGTTTCATACACATGTGGCTCATAAATATTATAGCCGGTATAAATACGTTGCGTTTGTTTGCGTTTACTAAATTAACCGGGAGCGAAACCCTACGCATCAATCCCATCCATTCTCTGAAACGaggctaatgctagtatgctaGCCGAAGACCTGCCACAGGGGCTCACCAAACGGTCCTTTTCCAGGAGAAAAACGCTGGCTGTTTTGTCAAACGACCCGGAGGCGAGCCTCCTGCCATCACAGCTCCACGCCACCGAGTGGACTTTGGCTGTGTGAGCCGGGAATTCTCgacttttgttgttatttttgaaGCTCTCTTGCATCTCTTGGTAGTACTGCGACGCCATCTTGGAACTCTACGTAATGCTTTAGCGACGGTTTGAAACCAGCGGTTAATGCTCATTACCGCCACCTTGTGCTTCGGAGTGTAAACCAAACTTTACATTTAAATCCTGTTGGTTAATAATATCAAATGAATGTGCATCTTAACCTTTTCATTATTGTCTTCATGGTATAATCCAATATTCCAGGCTTTTATAAAGTTGTCTTTCATTTGCTCAAGCATAAACAATGCCATTATTTCAATATTTAGCCTACTGTCAACctcttgacatttttttttgaaatggcTATGCTATTGAAGTGAATTCACTTAAGGTGGGCTGTCTAGCATCGCCATATTAGCTGCATGTTTCCGAGAATGTAAAATTTGGGACGAGACGGGTGGGGGTTTACACATGAATTTAAAAACTCCGcaccaaaatgatttattatttttattgggTGCCTGCACGTGCACTTTCCCTGGCCTCATGGCCGCAACTTGCGCTATCTTCGTCTACTCTATAACCTAAAAGGGGTTGTATTTTTGTAACCTTTGGTGAAGTATTTCAACCCCAGATCCTCACCTGTGATGCCACCCCGTTGTCTCCCGACGGGGATGgaggggcttttattttggagacGAGGAGGACTTTCGGAACTTTTTGGAAGCGGGTCGCAGGCAGAGCTCCCCGGACCATCTGCCGGACCGCGAGCTCAATCAccgaacagtttttaatgttctatcAGACTAACTAGGGTACTCcagagtctgctcttgagaccTTGCTCTAATTTACAATTAGGGCAGGATTTCGAGACTGTCCCGAATTTTTTGGTCGCCCTATTATTACTACCGTTTCGAGTATTAGCCTACGGTGCCGCTCAGCTCTCCATTTCAGTCCGGTCTGTTGACGGAGGTGGGCAGGTAGACGCTGGTAGACAAGTTTGTTGATCTTCAACTtaggttagacagacagacggtcGTTCGGGGTAATTCACTGCTTCCTTTCGTGCCGGGTAATCGGAGAGTTGTGTGTTGGAAACTTTGTGACTAGTTGTGATTTTGGATTGGATAGTGTGGGTTTTGTGAGGAACTGTTTGAAGGGGCCTGTATAGGTCCGGGaacaggggcggatctagaaaaatatttatggggtggcgagaggggggcagAAATTTTTGATGGCAGAcgtatatatactgaatttTATCACagtgatgagaaatagtatgtaccCACTACgaaagggcacaggctgccatttagagactcatacagacaaacttaatCTCATGCAATCAATGCCCTGCATTTGAGGTTTCATTTGAAACGGTTCATATtatgaccatacaatgtgat from Perca fluviatilis chromosome 10, GENO_Pfluv_1.0, whole genome shotgun sequence includes the following:
- the thoc3 gene encoding THO complex subunit 3 yields the protein MASQYYQEMQESFKNNNKSREFPAHTAKVHSVAWSCDGRRLASGSFDKTASVFLLEKDRLVKENNYRGHGDSVDQLCWHPTNPDLFVTASGDKTIRIWDVRTTKCIATVNTKGENINICWSPDGQTIAVGNKDDVVTFIDAKTHRSRAEEQFKFEVNEISWNNDNDMFFLTNGNGCINVLSYPELKPIQSINAHPSNCICIKFDPTGKYFATGSADALVSLWNVEELVCVRCFSRLDWPVRTLSFSHDGKMLASASEDHFIDIAEVETGEKLWEVQCDSPTFTVAWHPKRPLLAYACDDKDGKYDNNREAGTVKLFGLPNDS